One genomic segment of Anguilla anguilla isolate fAngAng1 chromosome 2, fAngAng1.pri, whole genome shotgun sequence includes these proteins:
- the LOC118219785 gene encoding dnaJ homolog subfamily B member 1-like, whose product MVRMGKDYYKVLGIQKGASEDEIKKAYRKQALRFHPDKNKSPGAEDKFKEIAEAYDVLSDPKKKDVYDQFGEEGLKGNASSGGPNGTNFNYTFHGDPHAMFTEFFGGRNPFEHFFTRNGGADEDMDVDDPFASFGMGGMGGMGGMGGMGGFPRSFSARTGGLEKKQDPPVVHELKVTLEEVLTGCTKKMKISHRRLNPDGRTTRTEDKILTVDIKRGWKEGTKITFPKEGDETPTNIPADVVFVVKDKPHPVFRRDGSDIIYPTQISLRDALCGCTVQARTLDGRTVSVTMKDVIRPGTKKRVPGEGLPHHKRPEQRGDLVVEFGVKFPDRLSQSARDAISQVLPAS is encoded by the exons ATGGTTAGAATGGGTAAAGATTACTACAAAGTGTTGGGCATACAAAAAGGCGCTAGCGAAGACGAAATAAAGAAGGCTTACCGTAAACAAGCTCTACGATTCCACCCGGATAAAAACAAGTCGCCCGGAGCCGAGGATAAATTTAAAGAGATTGCAGAGGCCTACGATGTCCTAAGTGACCCCAAGAAGAAGGATGTCTATGACCAGTTTGGAGAAGAAG GCCTCAAGGGAAATGCCTCGAGCGGAGGCCCCAATGGCACCAACTTCAACTACACCTTCCACGGCGACCCCCACGCCATGTTCACCGAGTTCTTTGGCGGCCGCAACCCCTTCGAGCACTTCTTCACCCGCAACGGCGGGGCGGACGAGGACATGGACGTGGACGACCCCTTTGCCAGTTTCGGGATGGGTGGGATGGGTGGgatgggagggatggggggcaTGGGCGGCTTCCCCAGGTCCTTCAGCGCCCGTACGGGGGGCCTGGAGAAGAAGCAGGACCCCCCTGTGGTGCACGAGCTGAAGGTGACCCTGGAGGAGGTGCTGACCGGCTGCACCAAGAAGATGAAGATTAGCCACCGGCGGCTGAACCCCGACGGGCGCACCACGCGCACCGAGGACAAGATCCTGACAGTGGACATCAAGCGCGGCTGGAAGGAGGGCACCAAGATCACCTTCCCCAAGGAGGGGGACGAGACGCCCACCAACATCCCTGCCGACGTGGTCTTCGTGGTCAAGGACAAGCCACACCCCGTCTTCCGCCGGGACGGCTCCGACATCATCTACCCCACCCAGATTTCTCTGAGAGAT GCCCTGTGTGGCTGCACAGTCCAGGCCCGCACGCTGGACGGCAGGACCGTCTCCGTGACGATGAAGGATGTGATCAGACCCGGGACGAAGAAGCGCGTGCCGGGGGAGGGGCTTCCCCACCACAAGCGGCCCGAGCAGAGGGGCGACCTGGTGGTGGAGTTCGGCGTGAAGTTCCCCGACAGATTGAGCCAGAGCGCCCGCGACGCCATCAGCCAGGTCCTGCCCGCCTCCTGA